From a single Paenibacillus sp. FSL W8-0426 genomic region:
- a CDS encoding exonuclease domain-containing protein, protein MREPARGSTGFWNSLRQGGVPSAIASMMGAPTAQHMAFIRSMMREQRKPEALHTPLRELNAVVFDLETTGFSPQHGDEILSFGAVRICGGEVVEGEHFYTLVQSKTAVPPHITELTGITQQMTSDAPTLLEGLHDFMSFVGGNVLVAHASAHDRAFLNAALWKTSKVRLTHRLIDTMMLARWLEPQRPGYGLDELLESRGIPIQGRHHALEDARMTAQLWSCYLEDMTRKNVETLGDLYTQLSHA, encoded by the coding sequence ATGAGAGAGCCGGCTAGGGGCAGTACTGGATTCTGGAATTCGCTGCGTCAGGGAGGGGTGCCTTCCGCCATCGCTTCCATGATGGGGGCCCCTACGGCGCAACACATGGCCTTTATCCGCTCGATGATGCGGGAGCAGCGGAAGCCGGAGGCGCTGCATACGCCGCTGCGCGAGCTTAATGCGGTCGTGTTCGATCTGGAAACGACGGGTTTTTCCCCGCAGCACGGGGATGAAATTCTTTCGTTCGGTGCGGTACGCATTTGCGGCGGGGAGGTTGTGGAAGGAGAACATTTTTATACGTTGGTCCAATCCAAAACGGCCGTTCCTCCGCACATTACCGAATTGACCGGCATCACTCAGCAAATGACATCGGATGCGCCTACATTGCTCGAAGGGCTTCATGATTTCATGTCCTTTGTGGGCGGCAACGTTCTTGTCGCCCACGCGAGTGCCCATGATCGCGCTTTTCTGAACGCTGCATTATGGAAAACATCCAAGGTAAGGCTGACCCACAGGTTGATCGATACGATGATGCTGGCACGCTGGCTGGAGCCGCAGCGCCCGGGATATGGGCTGGATGAGCTGCTGGAGTCCCGCGGCATTCCGATCCAAGGCCGGCATCATGCGCTTGAGGATGCGAGAATGACGGCGCAGCTGTGGTCATGTTATCTGGAAGACATGACTCGCAAAAACGTGGAAACGTTAGGCGATCTGTATACCCAGTTAAGTCACGCTTAG
- a CDS encoding ferredoxin, which translates to MSKYTWVEKDTCIACGACGATAPDIYDYDDEGLAEVIFDGDANRGVVAIPDDLFDDMQDACDGCPTDSIKIADEPFNKEG; encoded by the coding sequence ATGAGCAAATATACTTGGGTTGAAAAAGATACATGCATCGCATGCGGCGCTTGCGGAGCAACGGCACCCGACATCTATGATTACGACGATGAAGGTTTGGCAGAAGTGATTTTCGACGGCGATGCCAACAGAGGCGTGGTAGCCATTCCGGACGACCTGTTCGACGACATGCAGGATGCATGCGACGGCTGCCCTACAGATTCCATTAAAATTGCGGACGAGCCTTTCAATAAAGAAGGTTAA
- a CDS encoding thioredoxin family protein produces the protein MKSKKKKSAAIFIFLGAFVVLLAALALVNQQSKKQLDATPNPYGIAASKLNPATRELLDDPNYQQIILPDQLKSKIDNKDSFFVYFFASDCVHCRATTPQLMPLVDEEGIKLPQFNLREFESGWTDYNIEFTPTLVYYEKGVEKDRMVGGLSEQNSDNGYTLDDYKQFFDKYKANLTPAAS, from the coding sequence ATGAAATCGAAGAAAAAGAAAAGCGCCGCCATTTTTATTTTTTTGGGCGCATTTGTCGTTCTGCTCGCTGCGCTTGCTTTGGTGAACCAGCAATCCAAAAAGCAGTTGGACGCTACGCCGAACCCCTACGGCATCGCAGCCTCCAAGCTTAATCCGGCGACCAGGGAACTGCTTGACGATCCGAATTACCAACAAATCATTTTGCCCGACCAGCTCAAGTCCAAGATCGATAACAAAGACAGCTTTTTCGTTTACTTCTTTGCCTCCGATTGCGTGCACTGCCGGGCTACGACGCCTCAATTGATGCCGCTCGTCGACGAAGAAGGCATCAAATTGCCGCAGTTCAATCTGCGCGAATTCGAGTCCGGCTGGACCGATTACAACATCGAGTTTACGCCTACGCTCGTTTATTACGAGAAAGGCGTCGAGAAAGACCGCATGGTTGGCGGATTGAGTGAGCAAAATTCCGACAACGGGTACACGTTGGATGATTACAAGCAATTTTTTGATAAATACAAGGCTAACCTGACGCCAGCAGCAAGCTAA
- a CDS encoding TlpA disulfide reductase family protein — MRRNLYIILGVVLLVGIAVAQNKGEEIAAVFSQEKPLPTKTGPQAGLLAPAFSLQGMDGRTYTAGGAKEKPILVNFWASWCEPCKQEAPGLNQLAAKYQNDLDVYGVNVTPYDKLKDAMAFVDNYKLTFPILLDEDGSAYAKYNGVAFPTNVLIDGNGVVQEIILGILPEKELEKKIKKLIKG; from the coding sequence ATGAGAAGAAATCTGTACATCATTTTGGGGGTTGTGCTGTTGGTAGGCATAGCCGTCGCTCAAAATAAAGGTGAAGAGATTGCCGCTGTGTTCAGCCAGGAGAAGCCGTTGCCCACGAAGACCGGGCCGCAGGCCGGTTTGCTGGCGCCTGCTTTTTCGCTTCAGGGTATGGATGGCCGGACGTATACGGCAGGCGGAGCAAAAGAGAAGCCGATCCTCGTCAATTTCTGGGCCTCATGGTGCGAGCCGTGCAAACAAGAGGCGCCTGGACTCAACCAGTTGGCTGCCAAATATCAAAATGATCTCGACGTCTACGGTGTGAATGTAACGCCTTATGACAAACTGAAAGATGCGATGGCATTTGTGGACAACTATAAGCTTACGTTTCCGATTTTACTCGATGAGGATGGATCGGCCTACGCCAAATATAACGGTGTTGCTTTCCCGACGAACGTGTTGATTGATGGGAATGGGGTCGTGCAAGAGATTATTCTCGGCATCCTGCCTGAAAAGGAATTGGAGAAGAAGATCAAGAAATTGATTAAAGGATAA
- a CDS encoding quinone-dependent dihydroorotate dehydrogenase: MLYKSLAKPLLFKMDPEKAHHLIIGGLSGMGSIRPVPAGLRVMYGVNETEDLAVDLFGCHFPTPVGLAAGLDKNGQAVAGFSSIGFGFMEVGTVTPLGQPGNEQPRLFRLPPDEALVNRMGFNNLGAEAMAGELAKLRERRIPVAVNIGKNKATPNEEAHLDYAKCIRALYDYADLFVVNISSPNTPDLRNLQHGNELKELLAAVMVELKAQQQRAGGTLKSVLVKIAPDVNEQELEYMVGTIVDSGVSGIIATNTTISREGLSHEHAKETGGLSGKPLRERSTEVIRQIYRQTEGKLPIIGSGGIFTSEDAYEKIKAGASLVEIYTALIYEGPEINRRLHAGLRELLRKDGYSHISEAVGADHR, translated from the coding sequence TTGTTATACAAAAGTTTGGCTAAACCCTTGTTGTTCAAAATGGACCCGGAGAAGGCCCATCATCTGATTATCGGGGGACTCAGCGGAATGGGCAGCATTCGCCCGGTTCCTGCCGGGCTGCGAGTGATGTACGGCGTAAACGAAACGGAGGACCTCGCCGTGGATCTGTTTGGCTGCCATTTCCCGACGCCGGTAGGCCTGGCTGCCGGTTTGGATAAAAACGGACAGGCCGTCGCCGGCTTTTCTTCCATCGGTTTCGGATTCATGGAGGTAGGCACCGTGACTCCGCTGGGGCAGCCGGGGAATGAACAGCCGCGTTTGTTCCGTTTGCCTCCGGATGAGGCGCTGGTGAATCGTATGGGTTTCAACAATTTGGGGGCCGAGGCCATGGCAGGTGAACTGGCGAAGCTGAGGGAACGACGGATCCCCGTAGCCGTAAATATCGGAAAAAACAAGGCGACCCCCAACGAAGAAGCTCATCTCGATTACGCCAAATGCATCCGTGCGCTCTATGATTATGCCGATCTTTTTGTCGTGAACATCAGTTCACCAAATACGCCGGATTTGCGTAATCTGCAGCATGGAAACGAATTGAAGGAGCTGCTCGCAGCCGTTATGGTCGAACTGAAGGCACAGCAGCAAAGAGCCGGGGGAACGCTCAAATCGGTCTTGGTCAAAATCGCACCCGACGTCAATGAGCAAGAACTCGAATACATGGTTGGCACCATCGTGGACAGCGGCGTGTCCGGCATCATTGCAACCAATACAACGATCAGCCGCGAAGGACTGTCCCACGAACATGCAAAGGAAACGGGAGGGCTTAGCGGCAAGCCGCTGCGCGAGCGTTCCACGGAGGTCATTCGCCAAATTTATCGTCAGACGGAAGGAAAGCTGCCGATCATCGGATCGGGCGGCATTTTCACGAGCGAGGATGCTTACGAGAAAATAAAAGCAGGTGCCAGCCTGGTGGAAATCTATACGGCACTGATCTACGAAGGGCCCGAGATCAACCGCCGGCTTCACGCAGGGTTGCGGGAGCTGCTGCGCAAGGACGGATACAGCCATATTTCGGAGGCTGTCGGCGCGGATCACCGCTAG
- the cimA gene encoding citramalate synthase encodes MSKAISIFDTTLRDGTQGEGVSLSADDKLKIARKLDDLGAHYIEGGIPGSNTKDIEFFKRVKELHLNAKIVAFGSTRRKGSIASEDANLKRILESGAHAATLVGKSWDFHVHTALQTTLEENLSMIYDSIAFLKQNGMEVIFDAEHFFDGYKHNPDYAKAVLSKAHEAGADWLVMCDTNGGTMPHEVYEIVSVMANRLPEAYLGIHTHNDCELAVANTLSAVQAGARQVQGTMNGYGERCGNANLASIIPNLQLKMGYECVSQESMKQLTNVARYVSEIANVNMPTNQPYVGNSAFAHKGGIHVSAILRDSRTYEHIEPELVGNKQRVLVSELAGQSNIVSKAQELGLEFDPNSEDSRQIINKIKDLEHQGYQFEGADASLELLIREANGDIQELFAFESFKMLVEKGAGKPVVSEAFVKLNVAGSSVYTAAEGNGPVNALDNALRKALVQYFPSLAHMHLSDYKVRVLDEKDATAAKVRVLIESKNTEDTWNTVGVSENVIEASWEALVHSFRYALLQEELQDGPGIVHTAAHGLSNH; translated from the coding sequence ATGTCAAAGGCCATTTCCATCTTCGATACGACTTTACGTGACGGCACGCAAGGAGAGGGCGTCAGTCTGTCCGCGGACGACAAGCTCAAAATTGCCAGAAAGCTCGATGATCTGGGTGCCCATTATATTGAAGGCGGAATTCCGGGCAGCAACACCAAGGACATTGAATTTTTCAAACGGGTCAAAGAGTTGCATCTCAACGCCAAAATCGTTGCATTTGGCAGCACGCGCCGCAAAGGCAGCATTGCAAGCGAAGACGCAAACCTGAAGCGAATTCTCGAATCAGGCGCGCATGCGGCTACTTTGGTGGGCAAATCATGGGATTTCCACGTGCATACGGCACTGCAAACCACATTGGAAGAGAATCTGTCCATGATATATGATTCCATCGCCTTTCTGAAACAAAACGGCATGGAGGTCATCTTTGATGCCGAGCATTTTTTTGACGGGTATAAACATAATCCCGATTATGCAAAAGCCGTCCTGAGCAAAGCCCACGAAGCCGGAGCGGATTGGCTGGTGATGTGCGATACGAATGGCGGAACGATGCCGCATGAGGTGTATGAAATCGTATCCGTCATGGCAAACCGCCTGCCCGAGGCCTATCTCGGCATCCACACGCATAACGACTGCGAATTGGCGGTGGCCAACACGTTAAGTGCCGTACAAGCTGGCGCCAGACAGGTGCAGGGTACGATGAACGGGTATGGCGAGCGTTGCGGAAATGCAAACCTTGCCTCGATCATTCCGAACCTGCAATTAAAAATGGGATACGAGTGCGTTTCCCAGGAATCCATGAAGCAACTGACCAATGTGGCCCGTTATGTCAGCGAGATCGCCAATGTGAACATGCCAACCAACCAGCCTTATGTCGGCAATTCGGCTTTTGCGCACAAAGGCGGCATCCACGTCTCCGCGATTTTACGGGATTCCCGCACATATGAGCATATCGAACCGGAACTCGTCGGCAACAAACAGCGCGTGCTGGTGTCGGAGCTGGCGGGACAAAGCAACATCGTATCCAAAGCGCAGGAGCTGGGTCTTGAATTCGATCCGAACAGTGAAGATTCCCGCCAGATCATTAACAAAATCAAGGATCTGGAGCATCAAGGATATCAATTCGAAGGTGCGGATGCCTCCCTTGAATTGCTGATCCGTGAAGCGAATGGAGACATTCAGGAGCTGTTTGCCTTTGAGTCGTTCAAAATGCTCGTGGAAAAAGGAGCCGGCAAGCCGGTCGTTTCCGAAGCATTCGTGAAACTGAACGTAGCTGGTTCAAGCGTATACACTGCTGCAGAAGGAAACGGTCCGGTCAACGCGCTGGACAACGCCCTTCGGAAAGCGTTGGTGCAGTACTTCCCTTCCCTTGCTCATATGCACTTGTCCGACTATAAGGTGCGTGTACTGGATGAAAAAGATGCAACGGCCGCCAAGGTTCGTGTATTGATCGAATCCAAGAACACGGAAGATACGTGGAATACCGTCGGCGTTTCGGAAAACGTCATCGAAGCTTCCTGGGAAGCTCTCGTACACAGCTTCCGTTATGCGCTGCTTCAGGAAGAATTGCAGGACGGGCCCGGCATCGTGCACACTGCCGCTCATGGTCTTAGCAATCATTAA
- a CDS encoding DUF309 domain-containing protein — MNPYEPLYIDYLIYFNRDQDYFECHEALEELWLEKDRDALYKGLLQVAVGLYHFRNGNLRGGRMMLQSALQLLQPYPDDARGIDLGRLVEDVRELAEELSGRHDEPVPYRDLVIHIQDEALMQAIRQRSSQLKANVPQRRSPTRGRIYEERMKAMKQGNAQSEGRRS, encoded by the coding sequence ATGAATCCCTATGAGCCGTTATATATTGACTATCTGATCTATTTCAACCGCGACCAGGATTATTTCGAATGCCATGAAGCGTTGGAAGAGTTATGGCTTGAGAAGGATCGGGATGCTTTATATAAAGGTTTGCTGCAGGTTGCCGTCGGACTGTACCATTTCAGGAACGGCAATTTGCGAGGCGGCCGGATGATGCTGCAGAGCGCGCTGCAATTGTTGCAGCCGTACCCTGATGATGCAAGGGGAATTGATCTTGGACGTCTTGTGGAGGACGTGAGGGAGTTGGCTGAAGAGCTCTCCGGCCGGCATGATGAACCTGTTCCGTATCGGGATCTTGTGATTCACATCCAGGATGAAGCGTTAATGCAAGCAATCCGGCAGCGTTCCTCTCAGCTGAAGGCGAACGTTCCGCAGCGGCGCAGCCCGACGCGTGGACGCATTTATGAGGAACGAATGAAGGCAATGAAGCAAGGGAACGCACAGTCGGAAGGCCGTCGGAGTTAG
- a CDS encoding L,D-transpeptidase yields the protein MQNTHLRSYVKKHPDNKMAWYLLGKEYLNEGQEAKANYCFQQAGEVYEAFERSKAPADIWVDYQNKLVEAAEQKEKKRRMRKMWLTLLMLLMLAGLPPADAPGFARDAGDALAAALDSAEDEEAAAKDQDAAAALQASNTFTAAGFGGGSLGEGALASAMSDANEGVRTTAVLGMKASGDWMLWKRDMPVKYIVQTTGKGRLTAQSYDPKQCECEPPDVSNKIKQLAQAWTEKQESAAALSSAIASYHKKNGAWPKSLGNLTRPFPNNILGETMPGMSEMFPELLALNQNANASNPSGGKQGNGGDTDSRAGVFGDTLGGQPFLQERLRIVVDKKKHRLAVISGTTIIRNYEVGLGGERTPEGSFAISDKVVNPNGRSDGEFGTRGMQLSDTNYAIHGTNEPDSIGLDESLGCIRMSKGDVEELFALAPQGTPVQIGNDLLPEETLVPGDKERYRDTLVPKQNNPNKTYHWLN from the coding sequence ATGCAAAATACTCATTTGCGAAGTTATGTGAAGAAACATCCAGATAATAAGATGGCCTGGTATTTGCTGGGCAAAGAATATCTTAATGAAGGCCAGGAAGCCAAGGCCAATTATTGTTTTCAGCAGGCCGGAGAGGTATATGAAGCGTTCGAGCGCAGCAAGGCGCCGGCTGACATTTGGGTAGATTACCAGAACAAACTCGTTGAAGCCGCGGAGCAAAAGGAGAAAAAACGCCGCATGCGCAAAATGTGGCTGACGCTGCTTATGCTGCTCATGCTGGCTGGATTGCCACCCGCAGACGCGCCGGGTTTCGCCCGGGATGCGGGCGATGCGTTGGCCGCGGCGCTGGATTCCGCGGAAGACGAGGAAGCGGCCGCGAAAGATCAGGATGCCGCGGCCGCTCTGCAAGCATCCAATACGTTTACCGCTGCCGGCTTCGGCGGCGGCAGCCTGGGGGAAGGTGCACTTGCTTCAGCGATGTCGGATGCGAACGAGGGGGTGCGGACTACAGCGGTGCTCGGGATGAAGGCCTCTGGGGACTGGATGCTGTGGAAACGCGACATGCCCGTAAAATATATCGTGCAGACGACGGGCAAGGGCAGGCTTACCGCTCAGAGCTACGACCCGAAGCAATGCGAATGCGAGCCTCCGGACGTTTCGAATAAAATCAAGCAATTGGCCCAGGCTTGGACGGAGAAACAGGAATCGGCAGCCGCCTTGTCCAGTGCCATCGCTTCCTACCATAAGAAAAACGGGGCATGGCCCAAAAGCTTGGGCAACCTGACGCGGCCGTTTCCAAATAACATCTTGGGTGAAACCATGCCGGGCATGAGCGAAATGTTTCCTGAACTGCTTGCTTTGAACCAGAACGCAAATGCATCGAATCCATCAGGCGGTAAGCAGGGTAATGGCGGCGATACGGACTCCCGAGCAGGCGTTTTTGGCGATACGCTCGGAGGGCAGCCGTTTTTGCAGGAACGATTGCGAATCGTGGTGGATAAGAAAAAGCACAGGCTTGCGGTAATCAGCGGCACAACCATCATCCGCAATTATGAAGTGGGTTTGGGAGGCGAACGAACGCCGGAGGGGAGTTTCGCCATTTCCGACAAAGTCGTCAACCCCAACGGTCGCTCTGACGGCGAATTCGGGACGCGAGGCATGCAATTATCGGATACGAATTATGCCATTCACGGCACGAACGAACCTGACAGCATCGGTCTGGATGAATCTTTGGGATGCATTCGGATGAGCAAGGGGGATGTGGAGGAGCTGTTTGCTCTTGCTCCGCAAGGGACCCCTGTTCAGATCGGGAATGACCTGCTGCCCGAGGAAACGCTCGTTCCTGGCGACAAGGAACGTTACCGGGATACGCTGGTTCCCAAGCAAAACAACCCGAATAAAACGTATCACTGGTTGAATTGA
- a CDS encoding M67 family metallopeptidase, producing the protein MAALHGQQNMIYIPRSIEQEMARHMFSSLPQEACGVVLGEAAAGGMRISRFKPIRNVAPDPLHHFVMDEAEWIRCVFQEKQLIGIFHSHPRTSPIPSARDLDNLPSFAGLLRIYLIGSPVPASSSNARMLLGGYEIMKAPEKGSLSASTESYALQPTPLSVT; encoded by the coding sequence ATGGCAGCACTTCACGGACAGCAAAACATGATCTACATCCCCCGCTCCATAGAGCAGGAAATGGCGAGGCACATGTTCTCTTCACTGCCGCAAGAAGCCTGCGGGGTTGTGCTGGGTGAAGCTGCAGCGGGCGGCATGCGAATCAGCCGGTTTAAGCCCATTCGCAACGTAGCGCCTGACCCGCTGCATCACTTCGTCATGGACGAGGCTGAATGGATACGCTGCGTGTTCCAGGAAAAGCAGCTCATCGGCATATTTCATTCCCATCCGCGCACCTCTCCGATTCCATCGGCGAGAGACTTGGACAACCTCCCCTCGTTTGCGGGACTGCTGCGTATCTATCTCATCGGGTCACCCGTTCCAGCAAGCTCATCCAATGCCCGGATGCTGCTCGGCGGCTATGAAATCATGAAAGCGCCGGAAAAAGGCAGCCTGTCAGCCTCGACTGAATCGTATGCCTTGCAACCAACCCCCCTAAGCGTGACTTAA
- a CDS encoding DNA polymerase IV, which produces MSLSSERTRHADVERYYPAAGRVILHVDMNAFYCSVHEAEEPELYRGKATAVAGSSEVRKGVIVTCSYAARSKGISTGMVVHQALRKCPDLIVIRPDFHLYRQYSRAFMQIAYSFTPQLEATSIDECYLDITGSKQFGTPLDIAETIQRRIRDELGLPCSIGIAPNKLLAKMASDMKKPNGISILRMRDVPHILWPKPCGELFGIGRKTAEKLKKIGIETIGQLAQSDERMLVDVFGINGTWLKNSAQGINHSPVQPEREANKSIGHTTTLPADITEIDDVHRVLLNISDQVGRRLRRHEMLSQGIQITIRTPEMKTITRSRMLDVPTEDATVIYREACTLFARHWGNGKPVRMLGITLQNLIPREESAVQLDLFDYEQKPKKENLIRIMDQLRDKFGENAVVTAGMLGDDPSVLLRNHKVRGTSLQKDNLQSPE; this is translated from the coding sequence ATGTCATTGTCTTCCGAAAGAACCCGGCATGCTGATGTGGAGCGTTACTATCCTGCAGCCGGAAGGGTTATTTTGCATGTCGACATGAACGCATTTTACTGTTCCGTGCATGAAGCCGAGGAACCGGAGTTGTACCGGGGCAAGGCAACGGCCGTAGCTGGAAGCAGCGAGGTGCGCAAGGGCGTGATCGTGACCTGTTCTTATGCGGCCCGAAGCAAGGGGATTTCTACAGGTATGGTCGTCCACCAGGCACTGCGCAAATGCCCGGATTTGATCGTTATTCGCCCGGACTTTCATTTGTATCGGCAGTACTCGAGAGCATTCATGCAAATTGCATATAGCTTCACGCCGCAGTTGGAAGCCACCTCGATCGACGAGTGTTACCTTGACATTACGGGATCGAAGCAGTTTGGAACCCCGCTTGACATTGCCGAAACGATTCAGCGCCGCATTCGTGACGAACTCGGGCTTCCTTGCTCGATCGGCATTGCGCCTAATAAGCTGTTGGCCAAAATGGCATCCGATATGAAGAAGCCGAATGGCATTTCGATACTGCGCATGAGGGATGTTCCTCATATCCTGTGGCCGAAACCATGCGGGGAGCTGTTTGGCATCGGACGAAAAACGGCGGAAAAATTGAAAAAAATAGGAATCGAAACGATTGGCCAGTTGGCGCAGTCGGATGAACGGATGCTGGTCGACGTTTTTGGCATCAACGGGACCTGGTTGAAAAATTCGGCGCAAGGCATCAATCATTCGCCCGTTCAGCCGGAGCGGGAAGCAAACAAGTCCATCGGGCACACCACCACGCTGCCTGCCGATATCACCGAAATAGACGACGTGCATCGGGTCCTCCTGAATATAAGCGACCAAGTGGGAAGGAGACTGCGCCGGCACGAGATGCTGAGCCAAGGCATACAAATCACCATTCGAACACCCGAGATGAAGACGATTACCCGATCCCGCATGCTGGATGTGCCAACCGAAGACGCAACCGTCATTTACCGCGAAGCCTGTACCCTTTTCGCCAGGCACTGGGGGAACGGAAAGCCTGTCCGGATGCTGGGGATCACCCTTCAGAATCTGATTCCACGCGAGGAGAGCGCGGTTCAGCTGGATTTGTTCGATTATGAGCAAAAGCCAAAAAAGGAAAACCTGATTCGCATCATGGACCAACTTCGGGACAAGTTCGGGGAAAATGCCGTCGTCACGGCAGGCATGCTTGGGGATGACCCTTCCGTCCTGCTTCGAAATCACAAGGTTCGCGGAACGTCGCTTCAAAAAGACAACTTGCAAAGTCCGGAGTAA
- a CDS encoding GTP pyrophosphokinase family protein, with amino-acid sequence MDGRDWGTFLLPYEQTVEELKVKFKTMRAELKKREEYAPIEFVTGRVKKISSILEKSKRLSVPLDQIETGIEDIAGIRIMCQFVEDIRRVAEYIRARKDLTVLIEKDYITNFKESGYRSFHMIIEYPVQTALGQKKVLAEIQIRTLAMNFWATIEHSLSYKYRESLPDDMRERLKKTAEAAFVLDNEMSAIRLQILEAQKEFEDDSNIVSKTLSIIHQLYFYHLVKEAIDAQQRFNELWERHDMEGLKQLLDDVKTLLNTARKGDNPDESL; translated from the coding sequence ATGGACGGTAGAGACTGGGGTACATTTTTACTTCCTTATGAACAAACGGTAGAGGAATTGAAAGTCAAGTTCAAAACGATGCGGGCAGAACTCAAAAAGAGAGAAGAATATGCGCCCATCGAATTTGTAACAGGACGGGTCAAAAAAATATCCAGCATATTGGAGAAATCCAAACGTCTGAGCGTGCCGCTTGATCAAATCGAAACAGGAATCGAGGATATTGCGGGCATTCGCATCATGTGCCAGTTCGTGGAGGATATCCGCCGCGTTGCCGAATACATCCGGGCCCGCAAGGATCTGACCGTGCTGATCGAGAAAGATTACATTACCAATTTCAAGGAAAGCGGTTATCGCAGTTTTCATATGATTATCGAATATCCCGTGCAAACGGCGCTCGGACAGAAAAAGGTGCTGGCAGAAATCCAAATTCGCACGCTGGCCATGAATTTCTGGGCGACCATCGAGCATTCGCTCAGTTACAAATACCGGGAGAGTTTGCCGGACGATATGAGAGAGCGGTTGAAGAAAACGGCGGAAGCCGCATTTGTCCTGGACAACGAGATGTCGGCCATTCGGCTGCAGATCCTCGAAGCGCAGAAGGAGTTCGAAGACGATTCCAACATCGTGTCCAAGACGTTATCGATCATTCATCAATTGTACTTCTATCATTTGGTGAAGGAAGCGATCGATGCACAGCAGCGATTCAACGAACTCTGGGAACGCCATGACATGGAGGGTCTCAAGCAGCTATTGGATGACGTCAAAACGCTGCTGAATACGGCCAGGAAGGGCGACAATCCCGATGAATCCCTATGA